A region from the Rhizoctonia solani chromosome 13, complete sequence genome encodes:
- a CDS encoding RNA recognition motif protein produces the protein MDVIVDPPAEQFATFPHQGIASGYGFDIDLMKRSMDAVAGPENVKKARWNNGQAADPSIDARYSNYGYGPGKPSSIYHRNESKYRPQQHGSHPQHPAKRSRHQCHEWCSGTDAIIRLGQRNASQPHRRRRSSLSKWPRWHGTNGFGYNNGMGVNGMGMGMGMGKCSFDPYRFPLTRKIQAGQRPNQLSVPGTTNTFAAAAVAAAAAANNQTGRTVYVGNLPADASVDELLNLVRFGPLESVRVLPEKSCVFISFLDGATAAAFHADATVKKLALHGQELKIGWGKPSPVPSQVMLSIQQSNASRNVYLGGLDENMTEEQLRDDLSRFGLIDQVKIVRDKNIGFVHFLSISVATKVVATLPTEPAWAGKRVNYGKDRCAYVPKSQQTQGNAMATAAATAGITGFTPFSPLASTGAFGLGVTGFESPTSPAFAMAAAAAAAAGTQMNRTVYLGNIHPETTTEDLCNAIRGGVLQSIRYMQDKHIAFVTFVDAGSAFTFYQVATYQGMTLNNRRLKIGWGKNSGPLPPALAIAVHSGATRNVYIGNIEDFENFSEEKLRRDFEEFGDIELINFLKEKGAAFINFTNIASAIKAIDAVKNREPYSGLRVSYGKDRCANAPRTQSAVRPRGNGGHSPSAVTLDGDDLARSPSIQVDTIDTQVIE, from the exons AACAACGGTCAAGCCGCAGATCCGTCCATTGACGCACGCTACTCCAACTACGGCTACGGTCCAGGCAAACCAAGCTCTATATACCACCGGAATGAATCAAAATATCGGCCTCAACAACATGGGTCTCACCCTCAACACCCAGCAAAACGGTCTCGGCATCAATGCCATGAATGGTGCTCAGGGACAGATGCAATCATCAGGCTCGGCCAGCGGAATGCCTCCCAGCCCCATCGGAGGCGCCGGTCAAGCTTATCTAAATGGCCTCGGTGGCATGGCACCAACGGCTTTGGTTACAATAACGGGATGGGTGTCAATGGTATGGGCATGGGCATGGGTATGG GCAAGTGCTCGTTTGATCCCTATCGATTCCCACTAACCCGTAAAATCCAGGCCGGACAGCGCCCCAATCAACTTAGTGTGCCTGGCACCACC AACACTTTTGCTGCTGCAGCAGTCGCAGCAGCCGCTGCCGCAAACAACCAGACTGGCCGTACCGTCTATGTTGGTAACCTTCCGGCCGATGCATCCGTAGACGAACTTCTCAACTTGGTCCGCTTTGGGCCTCTTGAGTCCGTGCGTGTGTTGCCAGAAAAATCATGCGtcttcatctccttcttgGATGGCGCCACGGCTGCTGCCTTCCACGCGGACGCAACTGTCAAGAAGCTCGCACTGCATGGACAAGAGCTCAAGATTGGCTGGGGAAAGCCTAGCCCCGTCCCAAGCCAGGTCATGCTCAGCATTCAGCAGAGCAACGCAAGCCGCAACGTCTACCTCGGTGGTCTGGACGAGAACATGACCGAGGAGCAGCTTCGTGACGATCTGAGCCGATTCGGTCTTATTGACCAAGTGAAAATTGTACGCGACAAGAATATTGGGTTTGTTCACTTCCTCAGCATCTCGGTTGCAACCAAG GTTGTTGCTACCCTCCCTACCGAACCAGCCTGGGCAGGAAAGCGTGTGAACTATGGCAAGGATCGATGCGCCTATGTCCCCAAGTCGCAGCAAACACAGGGCAACGCTATGGCCACTGCTGCCGCCACAGCGGGAATTACAGGCTTCACGCCCTTTTCCCCGCTCGCCAGCACCGGCGCATTCGGTCTAGGTGTTACCGGTTTCGAGTCACCTACCTCTCCGGCATTTGCCATGGCTGctgccgccgccgccgctGCGGGAACCCAAATGAACAGGACCGTCTATCTTGGGAACATTCACCCTGAGACAACCACTGAAGATTTGTGCAATGCGATCCGTGGAGGTGTATTGCAAAGCATTAGGTACATGCAAGATAAGCATATTGCT TTTGTAACGTTCGTGGATGCTGGTTCTGCATTTACTTTCTACCAAGTCGCTACGTACCAAGGCATGACGCTCAACAACCGGCGTCTCAAGATTGGTTGGGGCAAGAACAGTGGCCCTCTGCCCCCTGCCTTGGCTATCGCAGTACACTCTGGAGCCACTCGTAACGTCTACATTGGTAATATTGAAGACTTTGAAAACTTTTCGGAGGAGAAACTTCGCCGTGACTTTGAAGAATTCGGCGATATTGAGCTGATCAACTTTTTGAAGGAAAAGGGCGCTG CCTTTATCAACTTTACGAACATCGCTAGCGCAATCAAGGCTATTGATGCTGTCAAGAACCGTGAACCATACTCTGGACTTCGCGTTTCGTATGG AAAGGACCGCTGCGCCAATGCTCCTCGCACCCAATCCGCTGTGCGACCTCGTGGCAACGGTGGCCACTCCCCCTCGGCAGTCACCTTGGACGGCGACGATCTTGCTCGCTCGCCTTCGATCCAGGTTGATACCATTGATACCCAAGTCATCGAGTAA